Below is a window of Thermodesulfomicrobium sp. WS DNA.
TTTTACTTGATAAAAAATAGCGGTCTGCCGACATCCCTTCTCCAATACTGCCATTTTGCCAAGCTTGTGCCCTATTTTTTTTCATTTTTGTCTATAACGAATCCCATGGGCCACCTCCATCGACCACAGCCGGATCTTTACTGCTCGAATCCTCGCAACCTCAAGGTGCCCCACAAGGAATCTCCTGAAAAAAGACAAAATGCCCTCTTCTGCACGGCCAGAGGGCACCACAGATTTTCTAGACAAAACCCGTCATTTCCCTCTACCGTAATTCCAAGAAGATCACCCACCCCTTCCCAAGGAGTCCCGTATGTCCAGCAACGCGAGTCTGTACCTCCTTACCCGACTTCCCATTTTTCAGGCGAACAAGACTGTCTGGGGATACGAAATTCAAGCCGCCAGTGACAGCAGCAACGATGCCGTGGGCACTACGATCATCGCCGGCGATTCGGTAGGACTCCAAAGTATCGTGGCCCGCAGCAAAAAGATCCTGATTGCCTACACCTATGGGCAAATCGTCAACGAACTGCCCCACGCCATCCCTGCGGCCAATTCCGCCATTCAAGTGGCCACCGAGTACCAGGTCGATACGACCATCACGCAAGTTCTCGCTCGCTTCCACAGCGAAGGCCATACCCTGGCCCTCGAATGGCACCCCGCCACCACCCCAGCCTCGCCACTCCTGGAGAAATCGCACGTCATCACCATTGCCTCGCCCACTGCATTCGAAGATCCCGCCCTCCAGGCAACCGCCCAAAAGACCCATGCCCTGATTTTATGCAAAAATGTAAATACAGAAGAAGAGTTCCGCCGTCTGGCGCAGCAAGGATGTGGCCTCTTTCAAGGCCGCGCCTTCACCCAGCCTGAGATCATCCCGGGGAAAAAGATCTCCGCCCATCAGAGCTCGCGTCTGCGCCTTCTTGAGGTCATCGAGCAAGAAGACCCTGATTTGAACAAACTTGCACAAACAGTCCAAACCGACGTCACCTTGAGTTATAAGCTGCTTGCCTATCTCAACTCCCCAGCCTTCGGTTTTGCTCGCAAGATCGAATCCATCCGCCAAGCCATCACCCTTTTGGGGTGGCGCCAGATGCGCAACTGGTTACGGGCCATGCTTCTGGCGGACATGGCGCAAAGCGAGCAGCAAACCGAGCTTGCCCATTTCGCGCTGCGGCGCGGCAAGTTTTTGGAAGAATTAGTGAAAACCTATGATTATTGGGATTTCAAGCCCGAAGAGATGTTCCTTCTCGGGATGTTCTCCCTTTTGGACGCCATGCTCGGGGTCCCCATGGCCACGGTGCTCGAATCGCTCCCGATCAGTGATGCCCAGAAAAAGGCCCTGCTCGGTGATCCCAATTGTGCCCACCGGCCGCTGCTGGATCTCATGCTCGCCTGTGAAGACGGGACCGAGGAGCCTCTCGCTCAAGCCCTGGGGCTCGACATCCCCACGGTCAAGCGTTTGCATAGCGAGGCAACGGCCTGGGCTACCGCCATCCTCGACGCTTCCCTCTAACACCACTACGGGGGCGCTGCGCGCCCCCGTGATCGGTATCGCATGGCCCGCGCTGCGCGCTAGCGGATCGGATCGACATTCCAAATGCGCGAGGCATATTCCATGATGGCCCGATCCGAGGAAAAGAAGCCCATGCGTGCGGTGTTGAGTATGGACATACGTGCCCAGCGACTGGTGTCGCGATACGCTGTCGACACTGCCTCCTGAGCCTGGATATAGCTTCGATAGTCGGCGAGGACCATGTAATAATCGCCATTATGCAACAAAGCATCGATGATTGGCCGGAAAAGATCTTTATTTTCTGGACTAAAATGACCACACGCAATCATATCCAGAGCTTTGTGGAGCTCTACGTCATTCTCATAGATTGCCCAAGGATTGTATCCTTGAGCTCTCATTTGGACGACTTCTTCCTCAGTGAGTCCAAAGAGGAAGAAGTTTTCATGCCCGACGAGGTCCCGTATTTCGATGTTAGCGCCGTCGAGCGTTCCAATGGTGAGCGCTCCATTGAGCGCAAACTTCATATTTCCGGTTCCTGAGGCCTCCATGCCTGCCGTGGATATCTGCTCGGACAAGTCCGCCGCAGGAATGACGATTTCTGCCTGAGAAACACAGTAATTTGGGAGAAAGACCACCTTGAGGCTATTGCCAACGGCAGTATCCGCGTTGATGACTTGCGCCACAGAATTGATGAGTTTGATGATGAGTTTCGCCATGAAATATCCAGGGGCAGCCTTGCCGCCGAAAAAGACAATACGCGGCGTATGGACCTCTTCATCCTGGACTTTGATACGATTGTAGAGCGTAATGACATGAAGTACATTGAGCAACTGACGCTTGTATTCATGGATGCGCTTGACCTGGACATCAAACAATGATGCTGGATTTATCCCCATTCCCAGCTTACGCAAGACATATCGGGCAAGGCGCTTCTTGTTCTGCCGCTTTACCGTCAACCAACGCTGTTGGAAGTCTGGATCATCCGCATACGCGGCAAGTCCTTCCAAGAGACTCAAGTCTCGTACCCAATCTGGTCCGATGACGGAGGTAATCAAGCGAGAAAGTTCTGGGTTGCATCCGTCAAGCCAACGACGCGGGGTAATGCCATTGGTGACATTGGTAAACTTCTCAGGGAAGAACTCGTGAAAATTGCGGAATAAGCGCTTCTTGAGAATATCCGAATGGAGCTTGGCGACTCCATTGACGGTATGGCTCCCCACGATGGCCAAATGGGCCATACGCACCGTCTGGGGGCCATCCTCGCCGATCAGAGACATAGCGCGCACAATGTCGTCACGCCCCGGTTTCCAGCGGCGCACCTCCTCCAAGAAAAAGTGATTGATGGCAAAGATGATTTGCATGTGCCGGGGAAGCACACGCCATAACAGCTCTACAGGCCACACTTCCAAGGCTTCAGGAAGCACGGTGTGATTCGTATAGGCAAAGGTCTTCTGGCACAATTTCCATGCCTCATGCCAGGCCACCATTTCCTCGTCCACAAGGATGCGCATCAGCTCGGCGATGGCAATGGCCGGATGGGTATCGTTGAGCTGGACTGCCACTTGATTGGGAAAGTTTTCAAAGGATGCATAGTTATTTTTTCGGTATCGTCTGAGAATATCTTTAAATGTCGCTGCAACAAAAAAATATTGCTGTTTCAGACGAAGTTCCTTGCCACTGGGACTATGATCATTGGGATAGAGGACTTTCGATATATTTTCACTTTTGACCTTGCTTTCAACAGCGCCGATATAATCGCCTTCGTTGAACTCGCTCAAATCAAATTCCCGGCTGGACACCGCTTTCCATAAACGCATGTTTGTTACATAATCATTCCGATATCCAGGAATCAAAATATCGCACGCCATGGCCATGACGGTGTCCGTATCAACCCACCGAAACCGTTCAGCACCAGAAGAATCATAATATACTTCGGATCTGCCATAAAAATGGATTTTATACATGAAGTTTCCACGTCGGAAAACCCACGGCGAATCCTGTCGCAACCAGTTGTCAGCGCTTTCCTGTTGATATCCATTGACAATACTCTGATAGAATATGCCATAGTCATACAAGATACCATAGCCATATCCTGGAATGCAACATGTTGCCATAGAATCCATGTAGCACGAGGCCAGGCGTCCGAGACCACCATTGCCCAAGCCCGGGTTCCATTCCTCTTCCACCAGCTCATCCAAGTCCATGCCAAAGGATTGAACGGCCTCCCGACAAACATCCTCGATTCCCAGGGCCTGGATGTAATTCATCAAAAAGCGGCCTGGGAGAAATTCCAAGGAGAGATAATACACGCGCTTGGAAATGGTATCGTAAAAGGAACGCTGCGTTTCCAACCACTTCGTCACCAGTCGATCGCGGACGCTGTAGCACAAGCCCAAAAAGTATCTCCCCTTTCGCGGGGGATACGGGTCTCCGCCGAGCGTGTGGGCCACATGGCGCTGAATGTCTTCCTTGAGCGCCTGTACCTGCAAAGCAAACTGGGTGTCTCCCATGGCGCCACTCCCCTTGCTTGTGGTTCTGCAAATCTTATGGGAAGAAAAATAGGCCATTTTTCCCAATGCTGTCTAGTCTTTTACCCGGAGGGAAACGATGTTCGCGATATTTTTGGTGGGGGCCGCCCTGGCGACGGAGATCTTCCCCATAACGAAAACCCCCGAAGAATGGCGGGCCATCCTTGCACCCCAACAATACGCAGTGCTCCGCGAAAGCGCTACCGAGCCGCCCTTTACCGGTGCGTACTGGAACCACCACGCCGCGGGTATCTACGTCTGCGCAGGATGCGGCAATCCGCTTTTCCGCTCCGAGGACAAGTTTGACTCCGGCACGGGCTGGCCCAGTTTCGTGGCCCCCATCGCCCCGGAGCACATCGGCACGCGCCAAGACTTTTCCTGGGGCCAAATACGCACGGAAGTCCATTGCGCCCGGTGCGGCGGCCATCTGGGACATGTATTCCCAGACGGCCCACAACCCACTGGAATGCGCTATTGCATCAATTCTGCTGCACTTCGATTCATAGGACAAACAGATCAGAAATAATAGTCCACAAATTTTCGTGATGCAACCACAGAACGGATAAACTCCACACATTTTTGGTGTTCCGGGTGCTTTTGGTACGTCTCCAAGTCCTCTTCGCTGGAAAATGTGGAAAACAGCAGCACCTCCACTTCCATGTTTGTCGCCACCATGCGCGTGCTGACATGAAAATCCTGAATGACGTCGATGACTGCGGGCAATGCTTCCAACATGGATTGCATGGCAGCCGCATTTTCTGCAGCACTCTTGCCTTCTGCCTCGGGTTTGAGGGTCCACAAGACGATATGTCCAATCATGGTGCCTCCTGGCGCCAGAGGCGCCCAATAAAGGTTCGGTGCTGTTCCAAAAGCGAAAAGCACGCATCGGGGATAAGGCCGCGCACACTACGGCCCGCCACAAACCGCTCCCGTACCATGGAAGAAGAAATTGCCAGTAAGGGCACTTGGAGATACACGATGCGGCGCTTCCCGTGCCATCCCCAGGCAGTACGGGTCAGGCCCAAGGCCACTCGGGCGAAGAGGTCGGCCTCTGCCCAAGAGGTCCCGTCCCGTTCCACCACCACCATGTCCACCAAGTACGGCAGGCGCGTCCCCTGATGCCACGATGGCAGACGCACGAAATCCGTGCTGCCGACGATGAGCACCCAGGGGCCGTCCGCCGGCCGGCGGCGCAACGACGCTACCGTACGCACCGTGTACGATGGTGCCGCCAGGCCGCGCTCCTCCTCGCTCACGCCCAAACCTTCCTCTCCCTGACAGGCCGCTTTGACCAAGGCGAGACGCAAGCTATACGGCAAAAGCCCGTGCTCCGGCTTGTGGGGCGGGGCAAAGCTCGGGACAAAGAGCACCTGGCGCAGGCCCAAATTTTCCCGAACCTCAATGGCCATGCGCAGATGCCCCACATGCACGGGATTGAAGGTGCCGCCGAGGATCCCAACGGCTCCGGCAAGCTCATTGTCGCACATGGCCATCGCCGAAGACCACAAACTTCTGGCTGGTGAGCTCTTTCACCCCCATGGGCCCATAGGCATGCACCTTGGAGGTGCTGATGCCGATTTCCGCGCCCAAGCCCAGTTCGCCACCATCGTTGAAGCGCGTGGAAGCATTCACCAAGACACACGAAGCATCCACCGTGCGCAAGAAGCGCATGGCTCGACGATAGTCTGCAGTCAAAATGGCCTCGGAGTGCCCGGAACCGTACTGGGCGATGTGGGCCTCAGCCTCAGACTGCGACCCCACCACGCGCACCGCCAGGGTCAGGGAGAGAAACTCGTGCCCCCAATCCGTCGGCAAGGCAGGCTCGGCCACATCCCCAAGCAAGGGAAGGGCCTGGGGGCACGCCCGAAAACTCACGCCCAACGCCCCAAGGGTTTTCCCCAGGACAGGAAGCAAGGTCGGGGCAATGCGCTGATGCACCAGCAAACACTCCAGGGCGTTGCATACCGCAGGACGCTGGGTTTTGGCATTTTTGATGATGTCAATGGCTTGATCCATATTGGCATCTTCATGTACATAGATATGACAAACACCCTTGTAGTGCTTGAGCACCGGCATCGTTGCATCACGCACCACGGCACGGATCAATCCTTCTCCGCCGCGTGGG
It encodes the following:
- a CDS encoding HDOD domain-containing protein: MSSNASLYLLTRLPIFQANKTVWGYEIQAASDSSNDAVGTTIIAGDSVGLQSIVARSKKILIAYTYGQIVNELPHAIPAANSAIQVATEYQVDTTITQVLARFHSEGHTLALEWHPATTPASPLLEKSHVITIASPTAFEDPALQATAQKTHALILCKNVNTEEEFRRLAQQGCGLFQGRAFTQPEIIPGKKISAHQSSRLRLLEVIEQEDPDLNKLAQTVQTDVTLSYKLLAYLNSPAFGFARKIESIRQAITLLGWRQMRNWLRAMLLADMAQSEQQTELAHFALRRGKFLEELVKTYDYWDFKPEEMFLLGMFSLLDAMLGVPMATVLESLPISDAQKKALLGDPNCAHRPLLDLMLACEDGTEEPLAQALGLDIPTVKRLHSEATAWATAILDASL
- a CDS encoding glycogen/starch/alpha-glucan phosphorylase, which codes for MGDTQFALQVQALKEDIQRHVAHTLGGDPYPPRKGRYFLGLCYSVRDRLVTKWLETQRSFYDTISKRVYYLSLEFLPGRFLMNYIQALGIEDVCREAVQSFGMDLDELVEEEWNPGLGNGGLGRLASCYMDSMATCCIPGYGYGILYDYGIFYQSIVNGYQQESADNWLRQDSPWVFRRGNFMYKIHFYGRSEVYYDSSGAERFRWVDTDTVMAMACDILIPGYRNDYVTNMRLWKAVSSREFDLSEFNEGDYIGAVESKVKSENISKVLYPNDHSPSGKELRLKQQYFFVAATFKDILRRYRKNNYASFENFPNQVAVQLNDTHPAIAIAELMRILVDEEMVAWHEAWKLCQKTFAYTNHTVLPEALEVWPVELLWRVLPRHMQIIFAINHFFLEEVRRWKPGRDDIVRAMSLIGEDGPQTVRMAHLAIVGSHTVNGVAKLHSDILKKRLFRNFHEFFPEKFTNVTNGITPRRWLDGCNPELSRLITSVIGPDWVRDLSLLEGLAAYADDPDFQQRWLTVKRQNKKRLARYVLRKLGMGINPASLFDVQVKRIHEYKRQLLNVLHVITLYNRIKVQDEEVHTPRIVFFGGKAAPGYFMAKLIIKLINSVAQVINADTAVGNSLKVVFLPNYCVSQAEIVIPAADLSEQISTAGMEASGTGNMKFALNGALTIGTLDGANIEIRDLVGHENFFLFGLTEEEVVQMRAQGYNPWAIYENDVELHKALDMIACGHFSPENKDLFRPIIDALLHNGDYYMVLADYRSYIQAQEAVSTAYRDTSRWARMSILNTARMGFFSSDRAIMEYASRIWNVDPIR
- the nadD gene encoding nicotinate (nicotinamide) nucleotide adenylyltransferase; the protein is MCDNELAGAVGILGGTFNPVHVGHLRMAIEVRENLGLRQVLFVPSFAPPHKPEHGLLPYSLRLALVKAACQGEEGLGVSEEERGLAAPSYTVRTVASLRRRPADGPWVLIVGSTDFVRLPSWHQGTRLPYLVDMVVVERDGTSWAEADLFARVALGLTRTAWGWHGKRRIVYLQVPLLAISSSMVRERFVAGRSVRGLIPDACFSLLEQHRTFIGRLWRQEAP
- a CDS encoding Dabb family protein, coding for MIGHIVLWTLKPEAEGKSAAENAAAMQSMLEALPAVIDVIQDFHVSTRMVATNMEVEVLLFSTFSSEEDLETYQKHPEHQKCVEFIRSVVASRKFVDYYF
- a CDS encoding glutamate-5-semialdehyde dehydrogenase — protein: MELEMQLRTLAREAKDASRILATSSGAARNAALLGLAQLLEAHQAEILGANAQDLDKAQQAGLDSARMERLRMTEAGIAAMCAACRHVAALPDPIGEMEQVTTRPNGLMVGRMRIPLGVIAIIYESRPNVTIDAAILCLKAGNSVILRGGSEAYYSNMALTSLLQKAIADAGLPQAAVQMVPTTSRSAVPILLGMDEYIDVVIPRGGEGLIRAVVRDATMPVLKHYKGVCHIYVHEDANMDQAIDIIKNAKTQRPAVCNALECLLVHQRIAPTLLPVLGKTLGALGVSFRACPQALPLLGDVAEPALPTDWGHEFLSLTLAVRVVGSQSEAEAHIAQYGSGHSEAILTADYRRAMRFLRTVDASCVLVNASTRFNDGGELGLGAEIGISTSKVHAYGPMGVKELTSQKFVVFGDGHVRQ
- the msrB gene encoding peptide-methionine (R)-S-oxide reductase MsrB; protein product: MFAIFLVGAALATEIFPITKTPEEWRAILAPQQYAVLRESATEPPFTGAYWNHHAAGIYVCAGCGNPLFRSEDKFDSGTGWPSFVAPIAPEHIGTRQDFSWGQIRTEVHCARCGGHLGHVFPDGPQPTGMRYCINSAALRFIGQTDQK